DNA sequence from the Ramlibacter agri genome:
TGTAGAACTCGATCGCCGTCTTCGGAATGAAGTTGAACACCGCCGACGAATAGGTGGGCACGCCCAGGGCCTTGTACGCGTTGGCGTAGACCTCGTGGGTGGGCATGCCGCCGATGTAGACGAAGCGGTCGCCCAGCTGCTGGCGGATCGCCACGATGCGCTCGATGTCGCCCAGGCCGTCCTTGAAGCCGATCAGGTTGGGGCAGCGCTCGGCCAGCTTCAGCAGCGTGGCGGGCGTCAACCTGGTGGCGGCGCGGTTGTAGACGATCACGCCGATCTTCACGCTCTTGCAGACGGCCTCGACGTGCGCGACCAGGCCGTCCTGGGTCGCTTCGGTCAGGTAGTGCGGCAGCAGCAGGATGCCTTCGGCGCCGTTGCGCTCGGCTTCCTGGGCGTACTTGATGGCGAGGGTGGTGCCGCCGCCGGCGCCGCCGACGATGGGCACGCGGCCCTTGCAGGTCTCGGCCGCGGTCTTGATGACCTGGGCGTATTCCTGCGGCTCCAGCGAGAAGAATTCACCCGTGCCACCGGCGGCGAACAGCACCGTCGCGCCATAGGGCATCAGCCACTCGAGGCGGTTGGCATAACCCTTGGGGTCGAAGCGCAGCTCGCGGTCGAAGTCGGTGAGCGGGAAAGACAGCAGGCCGGTGGACAGGGCCTTCTTGAGTTCGTTGGGCGACATGGAGGCGAATCCTTGTTTGAAGAGATATGACATCGTACAACTTGGAATCCAATGGCGTCAACATCCTTTCGTCATTCCCGCCTGCGCGGGGATGACGAGGGTGGGTCAGCGCCCTTCGGCCAGCTTCCGTCTCCGCTCCCGGCTGTTCGCCAGGTGCGTCCGCATCGCCGCCCGCGCGCCGTCCGGGTCCTGCCGGCTGATCGCCTCGACGATGCTCTCGTGCTCGCCGTTCACGCGGCGCAGGTAGGCCTGCCGCTCCGGGGTCAGCGGCCCGGGCGGTTCCAGCCGCGCGCGCGGAATCATCATGCCGCCCAGGGTCGCCATCAGGTCGACGAAATGGGCGTTCTGGGTGGAGCGCGCGATCTCCAGGTGGAACTGGTAGTCCGGGCCGACGGCGTCGCGCCCTTCTTCCACCGCGCTGATGAAGGACTTCAGCGCATTGCGCAGCGTCTCCAGGTTCTCCGGCGTCCGGCGCATGGCGGCCAGCGCGGCGCTTTCGGTCTCCACGCCGATGCGCAGTTCCAGCACCGCGATCACGTCCTGCAGGGTGCCCAGCTGCTCCGGCGTGATGCGGAAGGCCGAGCCTTCGCCCAGGCCCACCACGAAGGTGCCGACGCCGTGCCGCGTCTCCACCAGGCCGGCGGCCTGCAGGCGCGAGATGGCTTCGCGCACGACGGTGCGGCTGACGCCGAATTCCTCCATGATGGCGGCCTCGGTGGGCAACTTTTCCCCGGGGGTGAGGGAGCCGTCGCGGATGCGGCCGGACAAGGAATCCACCACGTCATGGGCGAGGCTGCGGGGGCGGCGGCGGACGGCAATGTCGGACATTCGGGTTAACCCTCTCCGGCCGGGGCGGTCGGTACAGGAATACTTGTACGACGACTGATAACAGATGACAACCGGGCGCGCCCTAATGTAGCAGCCGCCCGACGAAAGGAAAGCATGAAGTCGCAAGAAACCCTGTCCCTGGGCCGCGTGCTCCTCACCGGCGCCGCCGGCGGCCTGGGCAAGCAGCTGCGTACGCGGCTGCGCCCGCGCTGCACCCTGCTGCGCCTGAGCGACGTGGCGGCCATGGACGCCGCGCAAGCCGGCGAAGAAGTCGTGCAGGCCAGGCTCGAGGACCGCGCCGCCGTGCACCAGCTGCTGGAAGGCATGGATTCCGTCGTGCACCTGGGCGGCATCTCCACCGAGCAGCCCTTCGACGCCATCCTGCAGGCCAACATCGTGGGCACGTACAACCTGTACGAGGCGGCGCGCAAGCACGGCGTCAAGCGCATCGCCTTCGCCAGCTCCAACCACGTCACCGGCTACTACCGGCAGGACGAGGTGATCGATCCCTCGATGCCGATGCGCCCCGATGGCTACTACGGCCTCTCCAAGGCCTTCGGCGAGAACCTGTCGCGCTTCTATTACGACCGCTATGGCATCGAGACGGTGTGCCTGCGCATCGGCTCTTCCTTCCCCGAGCCGCGGGACCGCCGCATGCTGGCCACCTTCCTCAGCTACGACGACCTCGAGCGCCTGGTGGTCGCCAGCCTGACGGCACCCGTGGCCGGCCACAGCGTCATCTACGGCGTGTCCGACAACACGACGAACTGGTGGGACAACACCTCGGCGCGCCACCTGGGCTACCGCCCGCAGGACAGCTCCGAGCCTTTCCGCGCTTCGCGCGAAGCGGCGCAGCCCAAGATCGACCTGAACGACCCTGCCGCGATCTTCCAGGCCGGCGGCTTCGTGCACCAAGGACCTTTCGAATGAGCGAGTTCGCCGCCAGCGTGCGCTATCCCGACCCGCGCATCGAGGTGCTCGACGAGCGCTTCCTCAAGCTGCGCCTGTTCAGCGCCGGCGTCGAGCGCATCGCCACCGGGCTGCGCTGGGCCGAGGGCCCGGTGTGGTTCGGCGACGGCCGCTACCTGCTGGTCTCCGACATCCCGAACAACCGCATCATCCGCTGGGACGAAGCCTCGGGCGCGGTCAGCGACTTCCGCAATCCGTCCAACAACGCCAACGGCAACTTCCGCGACCGCCAGGGCCGGCTGATTACCTGCGAGCACCTCACGCGCCGCGTGACGCGCACCGAGTACGACGGCAGCATCACCGTGCTGGCCGACAACTGGGACGGCAAGCGCCTGAACTCGCCCAACGACATCGTCTGCGCGCACGATGGCAGCGTCTGGTTCACCGATCCCACGTTCGGCATCGGCGGCTACTGGGAAGGCGAGCCGGCGCAGCAGGAGCTGCCGCATGCCGTCTACCGCATCGCGCCGGACGGCCAGCTGCAGCAGGTGATCACCGACCTCGCGGGGCCCAACGGCCTGGCCTTCTCGCCCGACGAATCGGTGCTGTACGTGGTGGAAAGCCGCGCCTCGCCGACGCGCAAGATCTGGGCGTACGACCACGCGGCCGACGGCAAGCTGTCGAACAAGCGGCTCGCGGCCGATGCGCAGGGGCCGGGCGCCTTCGACGGCTTCCGCGTCGACGTCGAGGGCAACCTGTGGTGCGGCCTCGGCAGCAATGGCGCGCTCGATGCGAACCCGGACGGGCTGGACGGCGTGCGCGTGTACGCGCCGGACGGCAAGGCCATCGCCCACATCCACCTGCCGGAACGCTGCGCCAACGTCTGCTTCGGCGGCCGGCACCGCAACCGGCTGTTCATGGCCGCCAGCCACTCGGTCTACGCGCTGTACGTCAACACGCAGGGCGCGTAAGGCGCCTTCAGGTCTCCGGGCTCACCAGCCCGTGGCGGACCGCATACAGCGTCAGGCTGGCCATGTCGCGGAAGCCCAGCCGGCGCCAGATGTTGGACCGGTGTACTTCCACCGTGCTGAGGCTGATGCCCAGCGTGCTGGCGATTTCCTTGGAGCTGCGACTCTTCGCCATCAGCGCCAGCACCTCCAGCTGGCGCGGGGAGAGCGCCTCGCCGTCGCTCCTGTCGTCCGACGCGGGCGGCGGCGCCACTTCCACGCCGGCCAGCGCCTTGCGCAAGGCATCTTCCAGCTCGCTCAACGCCGCGGCCTTGCTGACGAAGGCGGTGGCGCCGTGCTGGAGAGCCCGCCGCACCGATGGCGCGGAGTCGTGCATGGAAACGGCGATGACCGGCATGCCCGGGTAGAGGTCTCGTACCAGGCGGGCGACGGCAAAGCCGTCGACGTCCGGCATGCCCAGGTCGGTGAGCACCGCGTCCGGCCGCACGGTCTGCAGCATCGTCAGCAGCTCGCGCCCATTGGCGGCCTCGCCGATCACGCGGATCCAGCGGGTGCCCTCGAGGAGGGTGGCCAGGCCGGCGCGGACAATGGCCTGGTCGTCCACCACGATCACGGTGGCGATGGGTTGTTCGGCTGGGGAACTGGGCTTGGGGTCTTCCATGACCGGCGGTGCCGCTGCTGGGGTATGTCCAAAGTTTAACATTCAGCTGGACAGTCATGATGCGTTTCCCACCCAGCCAAGTTCGAACCCGCCTGGCCGCCGGCCTGCTCGTCATCCATCTTTTCGTCTATGGGCTGGCCGCGCTTTCGCTGGTCCAGAGCCGCCACCGCCACGAGGCGGAGACGGACGTCGCCCGCCGCAACCTGGCCCAGGCCCTGGCTGCCAGCGTGGCGGGCAGCCTGGACGCCATCGACGTCGGCCTGAAATCGATCGCGCTGGAACTGCAGCCGGTCCAGGCCGGCGGCGGCCTGGGCGACGACGCGACCAACGCCTATCTCGAGCGGCAGAAGGGCGCCCTGCACGATGTAGCGGGGGTCTGGATCACCGACGAAGCCGGCACGGTCCGCTGGGGGCCGGGCCTGGACCCGGCGCGGCCGCTGCAGGTGGCCGACCGCGCCTATTTCGCCCGGCTGCGGCAGGACCCGGCGGCGGGGCTGGTGACCTCCGAGCCGCTCGTCAGCCGGATGGATGGCGTGTGGACGGTGTTGCTCGCCCGGCGCATCAACCGCCCGGACGGCTCCTTCGCCGGCGCCGTCCTCGGCGCGCTGGACGCGGCCACCTATTTCCCGGCGCGCTTCGCGCCGCTCGAACTGGGCCAGCTGGGCCAGGTGACGATCCGCGGCGAAGACCTCACCTTGTACGCCCGATATGACGGCAAGTCCGCCGATCTCTCCGGCATCGGCGAGCGCGGCACTTCCGCCGCAGCCCGGGCAGCGCTGGCCAGCAACGCCGTGGGCGGCGCCTATCGCGCCCGGGCGGCAGCCGACGGCAAGGAGCGGGCCCTGGCTTACCAGAAGGTCTCGCGCTATCCGCTGTACGTGTTCGTGAGCCAGAGGACGGGCGACATGCTGGGCGCCTGGCGTGGCGAAGTTGCGACAACCCTGGGCCTGCTGGCGATCTTCACGGCCGCCAGCTGCTTCTACACCTGGTCGGCGTACCGGCGCGCCCGCCAGGCCCAGCAGGCGGAGGACGCCGCGCTGGCCGCGACGCGCGCGAAGAGCGAGTTCCTCGCCAACATGAGCCACGAGGTCCGCACGCCGCTGCATGCCGTGCTGGCGCTGACGCACATCGTGCGGCGCAGCGGCGTCACGGCCGAACAGGCGCGGCGCCTGCAGCAGATCGAGGACCAGGGCGAGCACCTGCTGGGCCTGCTCGGCGACATGCTGGATCTCGCCCGCATCGAAGCCGGGCGGCTGCAGCTGGAAAGCCGGGACTTCACGCTGGCGGAGCTGCTGGCGGAAGTGGCGGGGCTGCTGCGCCCGCAGGCGCAGGACCGGCGCATCGCGTTCGAGCTCGATCCGCAGGGCCCGCCGGTGCGGCTGCGCGGCGACCTCGGGCGCTTGCGGCAGGCGCTGATCAACTACGCGGGCAATGCCGTCAAGTTCACGCCCGAAGGCGGCCGCGTCGTGCTGCGTGCCTTCATCGATGGCGAAGCCCCCGATGACGGCCTGCTGCTGCGCTTCGAAGTCATCGACACCGGCATCGGCATTGCCGCGGAAAAGCTGGGCACGATCTTCGATCCCTTCGAGCAGCTGGACGCGGAAGCTGCGCGCGCTTCCGGCGGTACCGGCCTCGGGCTCGCCATCACGCGCGGCCTGGCGCAGGCGATGGGCGGCGCGGTCGGCGTGAGCAGCACGCCGGGCGCGGGGAGCACCTTCTGGTTCACGGCGGCGGTGCAGCTCGCGCCGGAGGAGGCGGACCCCGTCCCCGGCGCGGCGCCCGACGCGGACGCGCTCTTGCTCGAAGCGTACCGGGGCCGGTCGGTGCTGCTGGTGGAGGACAACGACATCAGCGCGGAAGTCGTGGCCGAACTGCTGGCCGGCGCCGGCCTGCAGGTGGAGCGCGCGGCCGACGGCGTGGAAGCCGTGGCCCACGCATCGCGCCAGGCTTTCGACCTGGTGCTGATGGACATGCAGCTGCCACGCATGGACGGCCTGCAGGCGACGCGGGCTATCCGCGCGCTGCCCGGCTGGCAGGCGCGGCCCATCATCGCCCTGACCGCGAGCGTTTTCGAAGAAACGCGGCGCCAGTGCATGGAGGCCGGCATGTCCGACTTCCTCGGCAAGCCGGTGCGCCCGGCGCAGTTGCAGGAAACCGTGGAGAAGTGGCTGCGCGCCGCGGGCTCGCAACTGGCCGCCGTCGGCGCGCTGGCGGGGATGGACGCGCGGCGGGTCCAGGAATTCAGCCATCGCGAGGAGCGCTACGTCGGCTTGCTGCGCGCGCTGCTGGCCTCGAAGCCGGAGCTGGCGCAGCTGGCCGCCGCCTTGGAGCGGGGCGATCCCACGGCCGCGACCCAGGAAGTGCATTCGTTCAAGGGCGCAGCGGCGATGCTGGGCGCCGAACGCGTGACGGCCGCGGCGGCGGCGCTCGAGGACGCGCTGCGGCGCCGGCAGGCCGCGGACTTGCCCACGCTGCTTGCCGCGGTGGAGGATGCGCTGGCGGAAATCGAAGCGGTGCTGGAGCCGGAAGCGGCTTGAAGCCTCAGGCCGCGCGCGGCCCCGCCTGGCGCAGGAACTCGCCCAGCCGGCTGGCCGCCTGCCCCATGCCGGCCTTCGGCTGCAGGATGCCGATCGGCTCGATGTGCACCGCAGGCCCGACGCGCAGTTCCGCCAGCTCGCCTTCGTCCAGCAGCGGCCGCGCCAGGTTCAACGGCACCAGGGCCAGCAGTTGCTGGTGGCGCAGCAGGCGCCACAGCATCGTCAGCGAGCGCGTCACCACCGGGTAGCTGCGCGGCGCCTGCGGGAAGTTGCGGGCCAGTTCGTCGAAGCGGTGCCGCGCGGCGACGCCCGCCGGCAGCACCAGCCAGGTGGCTTGCGCCACGTCGGCCCACTTGAGCGCGCGCCGGCGCGCCAGCGGATGATCCGCCTGGCACACGATGATGAAGCGGTCTTCGCGCAAAGGATGGAACTCCCAGCCTTCGGGCATCACCGGCGGGCGGCGGCAGGCCACCAGGTCGACCTCGCCGCGCGCGATGGCGAGCAGCTGGTCCTCGCCCTCGGCTTCGCCCAGGTGCACCTGGATGCCGGGATGGCGCTGCGCGAACTCCGGCAGCGCGTCGACCAGCACGCCGTTGGTGGCCGAGGCCGAAGCGATCATGCGCACGACGCCTTCGCCCTGCTGCTGGCGCGCGGCGACGATCTGCGCGCTGTCGGCCACGCCCAGCATCAGCTGGCGCGCCACCGGCAGCAGGTCGGTGCAGGCAGGCGTCGGCCGCACGCCGCGCGCGTGGCGCTCGAACAGGCGCACTTCCAGCAGGTTCTCGAGGTAGGCGAGCGTCTGCGTGACGGAGGACTGCGTCATGCCGATGGCGTCGGCGGTGCGCTGCACGCTTCCGAGTTCGGCCAGCTGCAGCAGGACCTGCACGTGGCGGAACTTGCCGCGTGCGAGCAGGCGGTTCAGGAGGGCGCTGGCGGAGTGCGGCAAGGTATCGGGAAGTCTAATGGCTCCCCCCTCGAATTAATTTGGCAGCGATGGCAGCGCGCCCGAAGATGCGCGCTGCACAAGGAGACAACGTGAGACTCACGCGATGGATCGCCGCCCTGGCGACCGCCTGCCTGGCCGTGTCCGCGGCCCACGCCCAGCCGGCCGACTGGCCCAGCCACCCGATCCGCATCATCGTCCCCGCGCCCGCGGGCGGGCCCTACGACCAGGTGATCCGGCCGGTGGCCCAACAGATGGCGCAGAGCCTGAAGACCCCGGTGCTCGTCGACAACCGCCCGAGCGCCGGCAACATCGTCGGCACGCAAGCCGGCGCCGCCGCCGCGCCCGACGGCTACACGCTGACGATGACGGGCATGCTGAACACCATCGCGCAGTCCATGTACGAGAACCTGCCTTTCGACATCGTCAAGGACTTCGCGCACATCGGCGAGATCGGCGGCGGCCCGCAGTGGCTGGTGGTGCGCAGCGATGCCGGCATCGCTTCGTTCCAGGACCTGGTGCAGCAGGCCAGGCGCGAGCCGGGCAGGATCAACTACGCCAGCTCCGGCGCCGGCAGCACCGGCCACCTGGTGATGGAGCAGCTGCAGCGCGCCGCCGGCATCCAGCTGACGCACGTGCCGTACAAGGGCGGCGGGCCGGCGCTGCAGGATGTGCTGGCCGGCGTGGTGTCGGTGATCGTAATCCCGCCCAATGCGGCTTTCGCGAGCATCCAGAGCGGCAAGCTGAAGGTGCTGGCCGTGTCCAGCCCGCAGCGCAGCCCCGCGATGCCCGGCGCGCCCACCTTCGCCGAGCTGGGCTACAAGCAGCTCACCATCGCTTCCTGGGTCGGCCTGTCGGCGCCCAAGGGCACGCCGGCGCCCATCGTGCACAAGCTGAACGCGGCGCTGCAGGCGGCGGTGAAGGATCCGGCGCTGGTGAAGCAGCTGGAGTTCCAGGGCATGGACGTGCAGACCTCCAGCCCCGAGCAATACACGCAGCTGGTGCGCGGCGACACCGAGCGCTGGGGCCAGTTGGTCCGCAGCCTGAACATCAAGGCGAATTGAGCATGCCCTTCATCGAATCGCGCGGCCGCCGCGTCTATTACGAGCGCCAGGGCCAGGGCCCGGCCGTCCTGTTCCTGCATGGCGCCGGCTCCAACGCCGCCACCTGGTGGCAGCAGCTGCCTGCCTTCAGCGCGCGGCACACCTGCATCACGATGGACATCCGCTGCTTCGGCCGCTCGGTGGCGCCGGTGCAGGAGTTCGACCTGGACCTGTTCGTCGCGGATGCGATCGCCGTGCTCGATCGCGAGGAGATCCAGCGCACGTCCATCGTCGGCCAGTCGCTGGGTGGCTTCATCGGGCTGAAGCTGTCGCTGGACCACCCGCAGCGCGTGGCGGCCTTCGCGGCCTGCGATACCTCGCTGGCCATCGACCATCCGGTGCTGCTGGACACGATCGCCAAGCGGCAGATCGCGCAGAAGGCCGTCAGCGTCGAACAGCGTTCGCTGGGCCGCTGGTTCCTGGAACACCAGCCGGAGAAGGCGGCGCTCTACGCGCAGATCAACCACTTCAATCCCAGCGCGCACTCCATTCCGTCCGCGGAGTGGGGCGGTGCGCTCGCTGCGCTGCTCGCGCCCGGCAAGCTGATCCCGATGAGCGCGCTGCAGGAGGTGGCCTGCCCCACGCTGCTGCTCGTTGGCAGCGAAGACCCCATCGTGCCGGTGAGCGTGATGCGCGAGGTGCAGGAGCTGGTGGGCGGCAGCGAGCTGGCCGTCGTCCAGGACGCGGGCCACTCGGCCTACTTCGAGAAGCCGGAAGAAGTGAACCGGCTGGTGCTGGATTTCATTGCGCGCCGCGCGCAGTACGGAGCATGAGCATGAAGAAACTTCTCGTCGCCACGGCCATGGCCGCCTTGCTGGCCGCCTGCGCCAGCGCACCGACGCATGGCGTGCTGCCCACCGGCTTGGCCGCGGGCGACCATGTGCTCTCGCCCTTCTACGCCTGGAGCGGCGCGCTGCCGGCGCAGCCGGGTGTGATGCTGCGCAGCGAGCCGCAGCCGCCGCAACCGGAGTTCACCGCGGCCAGCGTGCAGCAGCGCATCCTCTACACCTCCACCGACGCGCGCTGGCAGTCCGGCGTGCTGCCGGTGAGCGGCACGCTGTACCTGCCCCGGGGCGAGCCGCCGCGCGGCGGCTGGCCGCTGGTGGCCTGGGCGCACGGCACGCTGGGCGTGGCCGATGCCTGCGCGCCCTCGTGGACGGGGCACCGGCCGCGCGACGCGAGCTATCTCAATCGCTGGCTGGAACAGGGCTTCGCCGTCGTTGCCACCGACTACCAGGGGCTCGGCGGCCCAGGTCCGCATCCCTATGGTTTCTGGGAAGCGGAAGGGCGCTCGCTCCTGGATGGTGCCCGCGCAGCGCTCGCAGCCTATCCGGGCCGCATCGCCAACGAGCTGGTCATCACCGGCCAGTCGCAAGGCTCCGGTTCGTCGATCGGCGCCAGCCGCATCGCGGCGAGCTATGCGCCCGAACTGCGCCTGCGCGCGACCATCGCCACCGGCGTGCTGCCTTCTTTCCCCGATGGCCCGTACCAGGCGCCGGAAGCGGCGCCCAGCCCCAACGGGCCGGTGCGCTTCCCGATGCTGCGGCTGGTGGGCGGGTCCATTCCGGATGGCGGCCCGAGCGCGGAGTCGCTGGTGACGCCGCAGGCGCTGCCCATGCTGCAGATGGCACGCGAGACCTGTGTCGACGAGATGCGCGGCTACGAGCAGCAGCATGGCCTG
Encoded proteins:
- the kdgD gene encoding 5-dehydro-4-deoxyglucarate dehydratase, coding for MSPNELKKALSTGLLSFPLTDFDRELRFDPKGYANRLEWLMPYGATVLFAAGGTGEFFSLEPQEYAQVIKTAAETCKGRVPIVGGAGGGTTLAIKYAQEAERNGAEGILLLPHYLTEATQDGLVAHVEAVCKSVKIGVIVYNRAATRLTPATLLKLAERCPNLIGFKDGLGDIERIVAIRQQLGDRFVYIGGMPTHEVYANAYKALGVPTYSSAVFNFIPKTAIEFYNAYWNNDQKTVSRLLDDFFLPYLAIRNKGEGYAVSIVKAGATIVGHSAGPVRPPLSDLKPNEVEELAALIRKLGPQ
- a CDS encoding FadR/GntR family transcriptional regulator, whose translation is MSDIAVRRRPRSLAHDVVDSLSGRIRDGSLTPGEKLPTEAAIMEEFGVSRTVVREAISRLQAAGLVETRHGVGTFVVGLGEGSAFRITPEQLGTLQDVIAVLELRIGVETESAALAAMRRTPENLETLRNALKSFISAVEEGRDAVGPDYQFHLEIARSTQNAHFVDLMATLGGMMIPRARLEPPGPLTPERQAYLRRVNGEHESIVEAISRQDPDGARAAMRTHLANSRERRRKLAEGR
- a CDS encoding NAD-dependent epimerase/dehydratase family protein, producing MKSQETLSLGRVLLTGAAGGLGKQLRTRLRPRCTLLRLSDVAAMDAAQAGEEVVQARLEDRAAVHQLLEGMDSVVHLGGISTEQPFDAILQANIVGTYNLYEAARKHGVKRIAFASSNHVTGYYRQDEVIDPSMPMRPDGYYGLSKAFGENLSRFYYDRYGIETVCLRIGSSFPEPRDRRMLATFLSYDDLERLVVASLTAPVAGHSVIYGVSDNTTNWWDNTSARHLGYRPQDSSEPFRASREAAQPKIDLNDPAAIFQAGGFVHQGPFE
- a CDS encoding SMP-30/gluconolactonase/LRE family protein, translated to MSEFAASVRYPDPRIEVLDERFLKLRLFSAGVERIATGLRWAEGPVWFGDGRYLLVSDIPNNRIIRWDEASGAVSDFRNPSNNANGNFRDRQGRLITCEHLTRRVTRTEYDGSITVLADNWDGKRLNSPNDIVCAHDGSVWFTDPTFGIGGYWEGEPAQQELPHAVYRIAPDGQLQQVITDLAGPNGLAFSPDESVLYVVESRASPTRKIWAYDHAADGKLSNKRLAADAQGPGAFDGFRVDVEGNLWCGLGSNGALDANPDGLDGVRVYAPDGKAIAHIHLPERCANVCFGGRHRNRLFMAASHSVYALYVNTQGA
- a CDS encoding response regulator transcription factor — its product is MEDPKPSSPAEQPIATVIVVDDQAIVRAGLATLLEGTRWIRVIGEAANGRELLTMLQTVRPDAVLTDLGMPDVDGFAVARLVRDLYPGMPVIAVSMHDSAPSVRRALQHGATAFVSKAAALSELEDALRKALAGVEVAPPPASDDRSDGEALSPRQLEVLALMAKSRSSKEIASTLGISLSTVEVHRSNIWRRLGFRDMASLTLYAVRHGLVSPET
- a CDS encoding hybrid sensor histidine kinase/response regulator → MMRFPPSQVRTRLAAGLLVIHLFVYGLAALSLVQSRHRHEAETDVARRNLAQALAASVAGSLDAIDVGLKSIALELQPVQAGGGLGDDATNAYLERQKGALHDVAGVWITDEAGTVRWGPGLDPARPLQVADRAYFARLRQDPAAGLVTSEPLVSRMDGVWTVLLARRINRPDGSFAGAVLGALDAATYFPARFAPLELGQLGQVTIRGEDLTLYARYDGKSADLSGIGERGTSAAARAALASNAVGGAYRARAAADGKERALAYQKVSRYPLYVFVSQRTGDMLGAWRGEVATTLGLLAIFTAASCFYTWSAYRRARQAQQAEDAALAATRAKSEFLANMSHEVRTPLHAVLALTHIVRRSGVTAEQARRLQQIEDQGEHLLGLLGDMLDLARIEAGRLQLESRDFTLAELLAEVAGLLRPQAQDRRIAFELDPQGPPVRLRGDLGRLRQALINYAGNAVKFTPEGGRVVLRAFIDGEAPDDGLLLRFEVIDTGIGIAAEKLGTIFDPFEQLDAEAARASGGTGLGLAITRGLAQAMGGAVGVSSTPGAGSTFWFTAAVQLAPEEADPVPGAAPDADALLLEAYRGRSVLLVEDNDISAEVVAELLAGAGLQVERAADGVEAVAHASRQAFDLVLMDMQLPRMDGLQATRAIRALPGWQARPIIALTASVFEETRRQCMEAGMSDFLGKPVRPAQLQETVEKWLRAAGSQLAAVGALAGMDARRVQEFSHREERYVGLLRALLASKPELAQLAAALERGDPTAATQEVHSFKGAAAMLGAERVTAAAAALEDALRRRQAADLPTLLAAVEDALAEIEAVLEPEAA
- a CDS encoding LysR family transcriptional regulator, with the protein product MPHSASALLNRLLARGKFRHVQVLLQLAELGSVQRTADAIGMTQSSVTQTLAYLENLLEVRLFERHARGVRPTPACTDLLPVARQLMLGVADSAQIVAARQQQGEGVVRMIASASATNGVLVDALPEFAQRHPGIQVHLGEAEGEDQLLAIARGEVDLVACRRPPVMPEGWEFHPLREDRFIIVCQADHPLARRRALKWADVAQATWLVLPAGVAARHRFDELARNFPQAPRSYPVVTRSLTMLWRLLRHQQLLALVPLNLARPLLDEGELAELRVGPAVHIEPIGILQPKAGMGQAASRLGEFLRQAGPRAA
- a CDS encoding tripartite tricarboxylate transporter substrate-binding protein, producing MRLTRWIAALATACLAVSAAHAQPADWPSHPIRIIVPAPAGGPYDQVIRPVAQQMAQSLKTPVLVDNRPSAGNIVGTQAGAAAAPDGYTLTMTGMLNTIAQSMYENLPFDIVKDFAHIGEIGGGPQWLVVRSDAGIASFQDLVQQARREPGRINYASSGAGSTGHLVMEQLQRAAGIQLTHVPYKGGGPALQDVLAGVVSVIVIPPNAAFASIQSGKLKVLAVSSPQRSPAMPGAPTFAELGYKQLTIASWVGLSAPKGTPAPIVHKLNAALQAAVKDPALVKQLEFQGMDVQTSSPEQYTQLVRGDTERWGQLVRSLNIKAN
- a CDS encoding alpha/beta fold hydrolase; this translates as MPFIESRGRRVYYERQGQGPAVLFLHGAGSNAATWWQQLPAFSARHTCITMDIRCFGRSVAPVQEFDLDLFVADAIAVLDREEIQRTSIVGQSLGGFIGLKLSLDHPQRVAAFAACDTSLAIDHPVLLDTIAKRQIAQKAVSVEQRSLGRWFLEHQPEKAALYAQINHFNPSAHSIPSAEWGGALAALLAPGKLIPMSALQEVACPTLLLVGSEDPIVPVSVMREVQELVGGSELAVVQDAGHSAYFEKPEEVNRLVLDFIARRAQYGA
- a CDS encoding alpha/beta hydrolase, which produces MKKLLVATAMAALLAACASAPTHGVLPTGLAAGDHVLSPFYAWSGALPAQPGVMLRSEPQPPQPEFTAASVQQRILYTSTDARWQSGVLPVSGTLYLPRGEPPRGGWPLVAWAHGTLGVADACAPSWTGHRPRDASYLNRWLEQGFAVVATDYQGLGGPGPHPYGFWEAEGRSLLDGARAALAAYPGRIANELVITGQSQGSGSSIGASRIAASYAPELRLRATIATGVLPSFPDGPYQAPEAAPSPNGPVRFPMLRLVGGSIPDGGPSAESLVTPQALPMLQMARETCVDEMRGYEQQHGLNAGNAFTRDPAAFDALLTKTSQMSLVRLPAPLFLGTGLADRTIPPRRQYAAVAALCKAGNPLVWKTYAGITHNGGVNAAFDDELRFVRGVFANQLQASNCTTIAEPGAPQAVTAGIRFND